From the Terriglobia bacterium genome, the window GCATTTCCTTTCGGTGCAGCGGAGCGGCTGGTTCGAGATAGGCTGGCGGCCATGAGCCTGCTGAACTATCTGCTGGAACAGACTGCGGTGTACAGCCTGTGGCAGGCGCCCTTCGCGGCGGAAAAACTGGCGCCTGTGCTGGCGCACAACGATATCCGGCAGGCGCGGCGCGTGCTGGATGTGGGCTGCGGCCCGGGTACCAACACGCACCTGTTCGGGCACGCCGATTACCTGGGCATGGACATCAATCCTGGGTACATCGAACACGCGCGCCGCAAACACAACCGCCGCTACGTGGTGGCCGACGTGACGACGTACGAAGACGCCGCCGGCGGGGAGTTCGACTTCATCCTGATCAACAGCTTTCTGCACCACATCGATACGCCTTCCGCGCACAGGATTCTGGAGCGTCTGCGCTCCTGGCTGTCCCCGGACGGGCACATGCACATTCTCGAACTGGTGGCACCGGGCGACCGTTCGATTGCGCAACTCCTCGCCAATTGCGACCGCGGCAAGTACGCGCGGCCGCTGGCCGAATGGCGGGAGCTGTTCGAGGCGCACCTGGACATTGCCGTTTTCGAGCCCTATGCGCTCAGGGCGCTGGGCATCGGGCTCTGGAACATGGTTTATTGCAAGGGAAAGGCCAAGCCATGAATGCCGGATTTCGTCTTTCCGTCGCCATCCCCATTCACAATGAAGAGAGCGTGCTGCCGGAGCTGCTGCGGCGCACGCTGGAGGTGCTCGACAAATTAAGCGGCGGGCCGCACGAGCTGCTCTTCGTAGACGACGGAAGCATG encodes:
- a CDS encoding class I SAM-dependent methyltransferase, whose amino-acid sequence is MSLLNYLLEQTAVYSLWQAPFAAEKLAPVLAHNDIRQARRVLDVGCGPGTNTHLFGHADYLGMDINPGYIEHARRKHNRRYVVADVTTYEDAAGGEFDFILINSFLHHIDTPSAHRILERLRSWLSPDGHMHILELVAPGDRSIAQLLANCDRGKYARPLAEWRELFEAHLDIAVFEPYALRALGIGLWNMVYCKGKAKP